The following is a genomic window from Acipenser ruthenus chromosome 19, fAciRut3.2 maternal haplotype, whole genome shotgun sequence.
acagtagaatgtgtgttcATTGATTTCAGAAGTCATTTCTGCAATGGTTTCCTTTGCGAGGTATGTTTGATACATAACTTATCAATAAGATTTATATACGAGCATGGTCATTTTTTGACACCCAATACAAGCAGTATATGGTACGTTCGAATATCCAAATTGGTGTCCCTGTACTAATTGCTATCAGACTACAATGCAAACACATGGGAGACTCACCAGTTCCAGTCCAGCTAATGGCTCGGTGAGCCCAGGGGGCTGCCCCACCCAGCGGATCACTCCGTAGAGAGGTGGGTTCTCCTTCACCTCCACCAGGGACCCCACCTCCAGGCCGTAATGGTTCCGGAGAGGCACTGCGAGGGCTGGGGGCTCGTGGACATCCCCGATGACAGACTGCACGGAAAGGGAGAGCGGCGTGGGGCTGACGCTGCCGTTGGGGCCACTCTTGTTGGTCAGGTTGAAGGGCAGCGAGTGGAACTTGCTCTCGCCGGACAGTGATGGAGTGGGGGGAGCccgggagggaggagaggtctgGCTGAACCCAGAGGAGGTGTCCAGGAGGGACTTTGCAGGATCTTCtccaactgaaaaaataaataaaatgacatgcaGTGATAATGCTAAGAGAAGAAGCACATTCAAATTTAACTGACGCAGTAATACTTGAATGAATTAGTGCAACAAATGCATCCATAAATATGTTCCTCAAGCAGAGGTTTTACTTAACCTCTATTTGGATCACAATTAATGCAGAAAAGAATACACCTGATGGATTTTTACAAAGACTGGTTAGAGCAACAAATTATTTTTAGGTCAAACATTATATTGCTCAGAGGACAAGGCAGCTTCATGTAAGTGATGCTAAAACAGCAGCTGTTGATATACAAGAcctatattcacaaagctttagaaCTCAATGTTACGTAGGAGTTGAAACTTTGTGATCAGGGCCCTCTACAGAATAAAGCAAAAAGGAAAAGCGCTGACATCTTATAAGAACAcatgaaagtttacaaacgagaagggGCCAgtcggaccatcttgctcgttaggttgttagtagcttattgatcccagaatctcatcgaacagcttcttgaaggatcccagggtgtcggcttcaacaacattactgaggagttggttccagactctcacaattctctgtgtaaaaagtgcctcctattttctgttttgaatgcccctttatctaatctccatttgtgacccctggtccttgtttcttttttcaggtcaaaaaaagtcccttgggtcgacattgtcaataccttttagaattctgaatgcttaaatcagatcatcgcgtagtcttctttgttcaagactgaacaaattcaattattttagcctgtctgcatatgacatgccttttaaaccaagaataattctggtcgctcttctttgcactcattctagagcagcaatatcctttttgtagcgaggtgcccagaactgaacacactatTCTAGATGaattcttactaatgcattgtgaagttttaacattacttcccttgatttaaattcaacacttttcactatatatccgagcatcttgttggcctttttttatagcttccccacattgtctagatgaagacatttcttagtcaacataaactcctatgtctttttcttagattccttcttcaatttcagtttctcccatatgatatttataatgcacatttgtattgcctgcatgcagtaccttacacttttctctattaaatgtcatttgctgtGTGTCTTTTTACTGATCACATTTTGCTGGTCACCCAAAAATCctcattttggcattttcaaaGACACTTTTATCTGAACCTCAAACCAACGCCCCCAAAAAGGTTCCCACATTCTAGATCCAGAGCTCTTGTATCACTGGGTTTTAGAGATTTGCAAGGCttttattaatgttatatatTCTCATCCAACACTGGGTACCAACAGAAACCCCTAGGTCTTCCTATAGGGTACCGAAAGCATTCCAAAACCATGTCTTCTTGAGAACGGGTCAGCTCAACAACTGCAAATACTTACCAGTTAAAGATGTGTAGCAGTTCTTGGTTGGACTCTGCAGCAAGTTAATTAACATTATGTAATTAATTGGAAATAATGAAAATTCACAAAATGTGTAAATGCAAACACTAAACAAGAAACAACTGTAGGTCATTTGTAACAGCACTAGTAAAAGCTGCATCTTATCAGACGCGGGTATTTACATGCGTGATCATGCATCATGGGGCACTACTAAACTACATGAGGTAGCAAATGGTACTCTGAACAAACGATCTTGATAGCAGTGTTGTTCTACTCTCAAAACACAGTCAAGGTTGGTTCATACTTTGCCACTGGGAGGGCACTGCGACCAGCTAGAGAGGAGAAAAATGAAACTCTGGCAAACAGACTAGAGAGACAGTTGCAGGATTGAAGAATGAATCAGGCTTTGAGAGACATGTGCTCGAATCAAGGCTGTTAGGACGGTGCTGCTTGACCTTTGGGGGGGAATACATTTACCTGAATGTGGCCTCATGTTGCATTGCTGTAACTCACAAGCAGGGTCACAGACCAATGTTATTGCAATGATCGGCTGATCTGGTAAATGCCAACAAGACGCCTCTGAAAACGAGACACCAGGCATTGCAATTTCACAATGATTCAAGGCAACACTATCACTGTAACTAAACCACAGGAATAAGGGACGGACACTCCCGAGTTCCCAGCAATGCTTTTACACTGGAACTGGTTCAGTTAATGGGAACGTTGCTATCAGGCTGTTTTGTTGTAGCGTACCCGGTTTAGCCTTTTGTATTACCTTCATCAATGTACCATGTGCTTTTTGATTTGGATTGGGGCTGGTGATCAATAGTGCTGCCATTTAAAGTGTAATAAAATGCAGATCTGCTTCTACTTCCAGACTGGGAAGTAATTCCTGTAGATGACAAAgtagatcaaaaataaaaaagtactgtaGGATGAATAGATCTGCCTAAAGAACTCgactgagaaataaaaaatatatatatatatatatatatatatatatatatatatatatatatatatatatatatatatatatatatatatatatatataaggttttGAGAAATGCGTTACAAAAAAGTGTCTTGTCACCCAGGGTAGGACAAATTTGAACATGCCTCAAAAATAACCTCCGATTACTAACCCTTTGAGTAGCGAGCTCTAAAATGCCCTgccgagttttttttttttttttgtcttctgcatgacaaaataaaaaagtatagggaaaggttttgactaaaaaaataacaggtaggcAATAAACAACGGTGTGGAACagccacaacaacacgtcctaccaaaaaagagagagagacatgaataaatcatatccaggTAAACAGGTGCTGGGGGCACagagagtgagagtgtctaatgcttcagcgtatgatactccttgaagcatggagcaacgcacagagcttggcgctGCCTCTTCGCTGGACGCCCGTCACTTcttgttgatggtaaatattcttcacttatgtcTTCACGGACACACTCGCCGaaatccgattcagtggaagaattgtatgtatttcaatgtaaatcggaatctgaattcaatattatttctaatacttctttcACACCAAGCAATTTTCGCTGGTTTACAGACATTGTTGACAATTTTGTGAATGTGcttattgtatgtaattcagtcattATTTGGCAGAGggtgcaagagaccaataaaaggtgttacagaaacctagtgttacaatatcatGTTATCGAGAGTtctgtaggctcagtaattcaagtttaaagttgcagaacgtaccagaACGTTCGTTCTCcatggggaccagagagcagtgtACGTACCGGTAAATagtcttatttaaataaataattcagccAGTGACTAACAATGACTTAATTTAAGTGTAGGTCCTCAAACTGCCCGATTCATTTCACTTTTCATTAAAAGGTGAGCTTCAGTTTTGCACTTTGGTTGCTGCCAGAAAGCATCAAAACACATTGACGAGGGGGAAAAGACAAAAAGTTTAAGTTACTCTGCCTCTACATCTACTGTTTTCCCAGTCTGTATAATAAGGCTTTATAAACAAAAGGACAGAGGAAAGGATCCAAGCATGAAACTGCCTTTGTAAAGTTATATATTCAGAAGAAATGCTTTCACACCATTCGCTTCCCCTTTGTATTAATCACTCTTTTAAGCCCTTCGCTTTGACAATTTGTCACGCAATTCTCCAGCTTGCACCTCTCGACtggagttgttttttgttttgaatctGCAGGCCGACAGATATGCCATTCTCTTGCATTACCAAAGGGTTTGATTCCATTTGAAACAGGAACACAGTCATTTCATACAGAGGAGGAAACTTTAAAATCAGCAATTTGTATTGAAGCAAAGCCAGCAAAAACACATGCCGAGGCAGGTTTGTAATCATAATGAGGGAAAGATGCAGAGCTGCGGAGTACAAACAAAGCATAGAGTCAGAGGTTTGAAACGTTTCGCCAGCGCGAGGTTTAGAAAATTCAAGCAAGGACCCTGACAGCACAGCCTCCGTTTCAGCAGCGCTTTCCACCCACACAGCAGATCTCTTAATTGTACATCCCATTGGCCTTCACACTTTTACATAAAACTAACCACAATAATGTGCAATTATCAGAAACacgtgtgtatttttattttaaaaaagggtgCTACACAACTTAAAATGTAATCCTTTAGTACACTCGGACTTCATGCTTGCTAGTGAAACTATCACGAGCTTAGCTTTACAAATATTGCTGCACTACCCCAGAATACCACTAGATGACACCCTGCTTCTAGAGAATGAGTGTCAGGACCAAATCCCACAGTAACCGTACCAACTTCAAAGTGTGTAAATTGGAGTGTTTTTGCTTGACTACAAAATACAGAAGTATTTTTTGGTATacttttaaatcaaataaaactaaCATCATGTGTGTGCATTTAGAACAGCTGCTACGCGTTTGCAAGAACCAGCCGTTTAACCTGATGCAAACAGGCAGGAAGACCAGGGTGCTTTCTAGCAACACCCTGGACTGAAATGGTCCATTGGTGCCAGGGTGCCGAACTGCGTATTATTTGCTATGTACCTTACCTTTAGATTTGGGCTTGCTCTGATTGGACAAGCTCTTCTCTCCTACCCCTCTTGATGCAAAGATGTGCTTCTGGAGTCTCTGGTCCTGCATGGGGAACTCTAGAATACACAAAACATTTGCataatcaacatttttttttagtttatttccaacaacaacaacaacaaagaaaaaaaaaggtacaacCTAACTTTAGAAAGCCCGGGGATCAGTTTGAAAAGACATCCCAATACAGCTGAGAGCATTAGAAATGTCACTTCCATCGCGATGCTGACTACTGGAAACAaagttacaaataaatacagaaagatAACTGAAGAGTCAAGAGAAATACTGACCTGGTATCACATCAGCAATATGCACAAGACGAGTGTGTTCTACGCTTGCGAAACTACACAGCAGTTTATTATTTATCACTCCATCCCAGTCACCGATAGGCTTGTCCTGTAAACAGAAGCACCTTGCATCATTACCCGCTGCAGTATATCATTATCTCGTAACCATCTATTTATATTCCTGCCTCGGGCGTTCCACCCTCTGAAGGTTTGCCAAGTGGGCTGTGAGACGGCTTCTCCATGAAGAACAGGTCACTTAGGGATTCAATCTACACCTGACCAAATGAGTTTGCAAAACTGGTCTGAAGGTTTCCGGGTTAGCAACACCGATCCACGGCTACAAGCTCGTGCAATTTGCTAGTTGAAATGATTCTGTCGTTCTCATAGCAAAACACAATGCTCAGTGCAACCAGGCAACAGGGATCAAGGCGGGACAGCCAGCCCTGTGCGCTACTGTAGAAGGTACTCCCTCCTGGCAACTGTAATCCCCCAGGCGGTCGCTGCTCTGTGAACAGACACAGCCCTTCCAGCCTCCGTGCTGTACAGCAAATCCAAACAGTCTGCTAGACAGGGCTTTGTACCTggctattgggggggggggggggggggggatcacatCTAGAAGCCAGATGTTAAACAGAACGTATTgatagatttttattttgctctgaaaACACATCTGGAAATAAGGTGATCATTCTGTGGTTAAGAAGTACTGTATGCGgtaatgtgtgtgtctgtgggaagGGGAGGAATCCAAGTGGACACAGAATCAGGTGATCTGTCTCCTACATGATCAGCAGTAACAGGTTACTGTTTTCAGAGTTTGTAAACAAAGGAAAGGCCATGCTGTAATTATACAGGACGTGGAAAACCAAGTCCTGATTTTATCCCAACAGATACAGAGAGCTGCCGTTGTAAGTTTGTATAGTGTGGTGCATAGGGAGTTTGGGTGTGATCACAACATTGAGTACCAATAAGCACACAAACAGATACAGTCAGGTGAAAATAGCCAACCAGTTTTAAAATCATAACCATGATAGTTGTTTTCTTACCATGTCCACTCCAACATAGAAGCCTAAAGCTTCATTCCCAGGCAGAAGGTCACAGAATATGACAGTCCCGTGCTCCACTCCCTCTCCGTGCTTCACGATCACTCTGGAGTTGATCTCCAGTGGCACTGCTCTCCAGTCACTGTCTCGGGGGTCCACCAGTGCAGAATGGTCCGTCTCCAGGTcgtcttcttcttcatcttcctcctcctcttcctcctcctcctcctcctcctcctcccacagcTCCAGCTTGTCCAGGGCCACGAAGACCCCACACTCATCCTCGCAGCGGAAGAGCTGCTTGCCTTGGTAGGAGCCATCGGTAAAGCCGTGGCCCCTCCCTTCCTCCTAGTGGATTAAAAGGAGAAATGCACCAGTGATGCCATTAGCCAAAAGCTTTTCCTTTTATATAACAAAGAGtaaaaagaacaagcaaataAAAGAACTAAAACAAAGATGAACTACAATGCTGAACACActtaaccccccaccccccccccacccccacccccacccccaccccccgaaCAGACAGTAACCCAGACTGCCTTTAATATCTGGCCTGCACTGAGCAATCATGACTTACAACTGTTGCATAACCTTGCTCAGATACCAAGCAGCTGCACGGTACGCAAACTGGATCACTCAGTACAGTACATGCACTGAAGAACTACTATCCTGGCAACCAGATCTGTGAAGCAGCTGCTGTTCAAATCTCTAGGGTAATGGGATTCCTGTTTAGTCATACCAGATGATTTCCTTTGCACAGAGCACATTATATACTTTGTTTTTTACACCAAGCAAGATTTAATAACATTTAGAAGATTCAATAATCTGTAGCGTCTATCAATTATTGTTGCAAATACGGTACTGTAATAAGGTGTGCTCGGTACTGTACTACCCTAGTGGATGATCATTTTACGGCCAGTTGAGAACCTTGTAAAAGTATAATGGGATGAGCAAAGTGTTATATCACATCTTAATGATATTAATTAGTATACTGACACTTACCAATAACTCTACCCCAAACCAGATTCCTGATAGTGTCCGTTCAGGCATCAGAGGCCCTTTGAACCTCACCACCCCTGGCAGTTTGTCATCCCCAGACCGGAGCTGAACTCGGACTTTTGAACCACAGTCTATTTCCCGTAGCTGTTCAAGCCTGGGCTTGTTCTTGAAGAGGCAGTAGCGCTCTTCACAGTTCGTAATCGCCAACAGCAACTCAGAAAGCTTCTCATCAATGTCAGCAATGTCCTTCTCATCGAAGCTGAGGACCACGCTGGGCTGCTCCAGGATCCTCAAACTCTTCTTGCCTTTGTTGGCTGGAATGGGGCGGCCCAGGGATGAACGCTCTTGGCACGACTGTCCTATGCTCCCCCTGGGGATCTTCAAGTACTTCTGAGGCGGCTTCTCCACCATGCATTCCTGCACCAGTATGTAGTAGCGAGGATCCTCCCGGAAGGCTGTGTTCATCTTGTCTTGACTCCATAAGACCGAACTCATTATGACACCAGATTAAAACATGAGCTTCTGCATATTAGAAAGGGCCCATGCATTATAGGAACATACAAATACAAGAATCATGGGGATATTCCTTTGAGATGTTCAATTTTCTGCATGTTCTTGTCTTTTAATGCTTCTGCATTGACTGGTCATCTCTGTAGTCCATCAAGTCCTGTAAGACAGAAGTCCAGGGCGTTTAGTTAAACTTgtattacagtacagttaaacataATTTGCTGTGAAATTCACATTTTCTACCATCTGGCTTAAGATTTTTTACTACAGGGTCAAGCCAATGTTCTTTAATCTTTCGTATAGGAGAGAGTAACAGTGTATTTTAATTTGTGAAGCCAAAACTTATCCTGGTGAAATAACAATGAATTTGTCCAGCCCTGGctcatttcttacctgttcaCTATCTCCTTTATTAATATTTAGTCAAAATGAAACTCAATTTTACAAATGCTGGAGCTCAGGCATGACAAACATTGTGAAAGAAGGATGCTGATACTGCTGTATTCACAATGCACAAACTCTACAGAATGTTAAAAGAATACCAccaaagaaaatgtttattttagtacagaACAAATTGATGTAAGCATGTGCTTGACACACTCATTTAAAATAACCACTtgtttaaagataaataaatcatatatctATCTAATATACAGTAGCTatctaatatatctatatatctatatatatatatatatatatatatatatatatatatatatatattcagactaTGAACATACTTActatttttgctttaaaaagcACACTTGAATATTTGTCAGTTCTTCAGAATTAACAGCAAGACTACACTACTCTCTGAACTGTATATTTTCTAcaagatcacacacacacacaaatcacttGTCAAACCACAGTTTCAAAGCACACTTCAGTATACGATCCGTTCAAATGTGCATGAGATTTTATAATCACTTTGCATGTTGCTTTTAATGACTTCTACAGAGAAGCTAAGCTGATGATTCAACCCTCAAGATGTTCAAGACTGACAACATGTTTTGCCAAACATGCAATTGCCAAGTCCTTAAAGAATAAATAACCAAACAAGTTTATTACTTTCAGAGAACCCACTGTCAAATAAAGCCTTGCTGCAGCATTGTTGGAAAGTGAACGTTGTTTTTACCTCATTTTAACTGCCAGACTCAGCTCT
Proteins encoded in this region:
- the cylda gene encoding ubiquitin carboxyl-terminal hydrolase CYLD isoform X1; the encoded protein is MSSVLWSQDKMNTAFREDPRYYILVQECMVEKPPQKYLKIPRGSIGQSCQERSSLGRPIPANKGKKSLRILEQPSVVLSFDEKDIADIDEKLSELLLAITNCEERYCLFKNKPRLEQLREIDCGSKVRVQLRSGDDKLPGVVRFKGPLMPERTLSGIWFGVELLEEGRGHGFTDGSYQGKQLFRCEDECGVFVALDKLELWEEEEEEEEEEEEEDEEEDDLETDHSALVDPRDSDWRAVPLEINSRVIVKHGEGVEHGTVIFCDLLPGNEALGFYVGVDMDKPIGDWDGVINNKLLCSFASVEHTRLVHIADVIPEFPMQDQRLQKHIFASRGVGEKSLSNQSKPKSKVGEDPAKSLLDTSSGFSQTSPPSRAPPTPSLSGESKFHSLPFNLTNKSGPNGSVSPTPLSLSVQSVIGDVHEPPALAVPLRNHYGLEVGSLVEVKENPPLYGVIRWVGQPPGLTEPLAGLELEDECAGCTDGTFKGMRYFTCAPKKALFVKLKSCRPDSRFPSPHHSSNQIERCNSIAFGGYLSEVVEQNTAPKMDMEGLEVMVGKKKGIQGHYNSCYLDSTLFCLFSFSSVLDTVLLRPRGRSDVEYYRETQDLLRTEIVNPLRIFGYVCATKIMKLRRILEKVEAASGFTSEEKDPEEFLNILFHHILRVDPLLKVRSMGQKVQDCYCYQIFMDKNEKVGVPTSQQLLEWSFINSDLKFAEAPSCLIIQMPRFGKDFKMFNKIFPSLEVDITDLLEDTPRECRICGGLALYECRECYEDADIAAGKIKQFCEKCNTQVHLHHRRKGHQLGKLSLPKELADCAWRQGRFPRQRMELFAVLCIETSHYVAFVKYGPGEAAWLFFDSMADRDGGQNGFNIPQVTPCPEVGAYLKMTPEELHALDPKSIQGFARRLLCDAYMYMYQSPTMSLYK
- the cylda gene encoding ubiquitin carboxyl-terminal hydrolase CYLD isoform X2, producing MSSVLWSQDKMNTAFREDPRYYILVQECMVEKPPQKYLKIPRGSIGQSCQERSSLGRPIPANKGKKSLRILEQPSVVLSFDEKDIADIDEKLSELLLAITNCEERYCLFKNKPRLEQLREIDCGSKVRVQLRSGDDKLPGVVRFKGPLMPERTLSGIWFGVELLEEGRGHGFTDGSYQGKQLFRCEDECGVFVALDKLELWEEEEEEEEEEEEEDEEEDDLETDHSALVDPRDSDWRAVPLEINSRVIVKHGEGVEHGTVIFCDLLPGNEALGFYVGVDMDKPIGDWDGVINNKLLCSFASVEHTRLVHIADVIPEFPMQDQRLQKHIFASRGVGEKSLSNQSKPKSKGITSQSGSRSRSAFYYTLNGSTIDHQPQSKSKSTWYIDEVGEDPAKSLLDTSSGFSQTSPPSRAPPTPSLSGESKFHSLPFNLTNKSGPNGSVSPTPLSLSVQSVIGDVHEPPALAVPLRNHYGLEVGSLVEVKENPPLYGVIRWVGQPPGLTEPLAGLELEDECAGCTDGTFKGMRYFTCAPKKALFVKLKSCRPDSRFPSPHHSSNQIERCNSIAFGGYLSEVVEQNTAPKMDMEGLEVMVGKKKGIQGHYNSCYLDSTLFCLFSFSSVLDTVLLRPRGRSDVEYYRETQDLLRTEIVNPLRIFGYVCATKIMKLRRILEKVEAASGFTSEEKDPEEFLNILFHHILRVDPLLKVRSMGQKVQDCYCYQIFMDKNEKVGVPTSQQLLEWSFINSDLKFAEAPSCLIIQMPRFGKDFKMFNKIFPSLEVDITDLLEDTPRECRICGGLALYECRECYEDADIAAGKIKQFCEKCNTQVHLHHRRKGHQLGKLSLPKELADCAWRQGRFPRQRMELFAVLCIETSHYVAFVKYGPGEAAWLFFDSMADRDGGQNGFNIPQVTPCPEVGAYLKMTPEELHALDPKSIQGFARRLLCDAYMYMYQSPTMSLYK